In Hasllibacter sp. MH4015, the following proteins share a genomic window:
- a CDS encoding TIGR00282 family metallophosphoesterase has translation MRILFLGDVMGRAGRTAITTRLKPLREAWRVDFAIVNGENATSGAGLSGAHAKVLLEAGADCLTLGDHAFDQKDMLQFIEAEPRVLRPLNFSKSAPGKGARLFDVKGRKVMVAQALGQVFMKRPFDDPFSALDGALKTLGGQAAARIVDIHAEATSEKMAVGHYCDGRASLVVGTHTHVPTGDAMILPGGTGYLTDAGMCGDYNSVIGMDKTEPLRRFLTGMPKDRFSPATGEATLSGVLIETDDQTGKTTRITPIREGGRLQTSTP, from the coding sequence ATGCGTATTCTGTTTCTCGGCGATGTCATGGGCCGCGCGGGCCGGACCGCGATCACCACACGGCTCAAGCCCCTGCGGGAGGCATGGCGCGTCGATTTCGCGATCGTGAACGGGGAAAATGCGACCTCAGGCGCGGGGCTTTCCGGCGCACATGCGAAGGTGTTGCTGGAGGCTGGCGCCGATTGCCTGACCCTCGGCGATCATGCCTTCGACCAGAAGGACATGCTGCAATTCATCGAAGCAGAGCCGCGGGTTCTGCGCCCGCTCAACTTCTCGAAATCCGCGCCGGGCAAGGGCGCGCGGCTGTTCGACGTCAAAGGCCGCAAGGTTATGGTCGCCCAGGCGCTGGGGCAGGTCTTCATGAAACGACCCTTCGATGATCCGTTCTCCGCGCTCGACGGGGCGCTCAAGACCCTCGGCGGGCAGGCGGCGGCGCGCATCGTCGATATCCATGCGGAAGCGACGTCCGAGAAGATGGCCGTGGGACATTACTGCGATGGCCGGGCAAGCCTGGTTGTCGGCACCCATACCCATGTCCCCACCGGTGATGCGATGATCCTTCCGGGCGGCACCGGTTACCTGACGGATGCAGGCATGTGTGGCGACTACAATTCCGTCATCGGCATGGACAAGACAGAGCCGCTGCGCCGCTTCCTGACCGGCATGCCCAAGGACCGCTTCAGCCCCGCAACGGGGGAGGCGACATTGTCCGGCGTCCTGATCGAAACCGATGACCAGACGGGCAAGACCACCAGGATCACGCCGATTCGCGAAGGCGGACGTTTGCAGACCAGCACCCCATGA
- a CDS encoding YebC/PmpR family DNA-binding transcriptional regulator, which yields MAGHSKWANIQHRKGRQDKLRSKLFSKLAKEITVAAKMGDPDPDKNPRLRLAVKEAKSQSVPKDVIDRAIKKSQGGDAENYDEIRYEGYGPAGVAVIVEAMTDNRNRTASTVRSTFSKNGGNLGETGSVGFMFDRKGQVTYPLSAGDADTIMMAAIEAGAEDVETNEGDGDEDPGQHIIWCADTDLNEVSTALEAELGESEHTKLVWRPTTTTELGLEDAQKLMKLIEALEDDDDVQSVTSNVEISDEVMAELGAE from the coding sequence ATGGCCGGCCATTCAAAATGGGCGAATATCCAGCATCGCAAGGGACGTCAGGACAAGCTGCGCTCCAAGCTGTTTTCCAAGCTCGCCAAGGAAATCACCGTCGCCGCCAAGATGGGCGACCCCGACCCCGACAAGAACCCCCGCCTGCGCCTCGCCGTGAAGGAGGCCAAGTCGCAATCCGTGCCCAAGGATGTGATCGACCGCGCGATCAAGAAATCCCAGGGTGGCGATGCGGAGAATTACGATGAGATCCGGTATGAAGGCTATGGCCCCGCCGGTGTCGCCGTGATCGTGGAGGCGATGACCGACAATCGTAATCGCACCGCGTCCACCGTGCGCTCCACCTTCTCCAAGAACGGCGGCAACCTCGGCGAGACTGGCTCTGTCGGGTTCATGTTCGACCGCAAGGGGCAGGTGACATACCCGCTCAGTGCTGGTGACGCTGACACCATCATGATGGCCGCGATCGAGGCTGGCGCCGAGGATGTGGAAACGAACGAGGGCGACGGCGACGAAGATCCCGGTCAACACATCATCTGGTGCGCCGATACCGACCTCAATGAGGTCTCCACCGCGCTGGAGGCGGAACTGGGCGAATCCGAGCACACCAAGCTGGTCTGGCGCCCGACGACAACGACCGAACTGGGCCTGGAAGACGCGCAAAAGCTGATGAAACTGATCGAGGCGCTGGAAGACGACGACGACGTCCAAAGCGTGACGTCGAACGTGGAGATCTCCGACGAAGTCATGGCGGAGCTGGGCGCGGAGTAG
- a CDS encoding LysE/ArgO family amino acid transporter — protein MLTTFTAGFALSFSLILAIGAQNAFVLRQGLRRLHVAPVVLVCCLSEAILIFAGVAGFGVVADRAPWALEVMRWGGAAFLLVYGLRSLWSAFHSVDALRAEGQATQSLGAALATTLLLTWANPHVYLDTLGLIGAVSATYGEGRWIFGAGALGASCVFFVVLGYGARALAPIFARPRAWAWLDGVVGVTMLALAAKLALDL, from the coding sequence ATGCTCACGACCTTCACCGCAGGCTTCGCGCTCTCCTTCTCGCTGATCCTCGCCATCGGCGCGCAGAATGCCTTCGTGCTGCGGCAGGGCCTGCGCCGCCTCCACGTCGCGCCTGTCGTCCTCGTCTGCTGCTTGTCCGAGGCCATCTTGATCTTCGCGGGCGTGGCGGGTTTCGGCGTCGTGGCCGACCGCGCGCCGTGGGCGTTGGAGGTGATGCGCTGGGGTGGGGCGGCGTTCCTGCTGGTCTATGGCCTGCGCTCGCTCTGGTCCGCATTCCACAGCGTCGATGCGTTGCGGGCCGAGGGGCAGGCGACCCAGAGCCTGGGTGCCGCTCTGGCGACGACGCTCCTGCTGACCTGGGCCAACCCCCATGTCTATCTCGACACGCTCGGCCTGATCGGCGCGGTTTCGGCCACTTATGGGGAGGGGCGGTGGATCTTCGGGGCCGGCGCGCTGGGCGCGTCATGCGTGTTCTTCGTGGTCCTCGGCTACGGCGCGCGGGCCCTGGCACCGATCTTCGCGCGTCCCAGGGCCTGGGCGTGGCTCGACGGGGTCGTGGGGGTCACGATGCTGGCGCTGGCGGCGAAATTGGCGCTCGACCTCTGA
- a CDS encoding SLC13 family permease produces MIDLSLSQTGEGFLAIAILLAMFGLFLWERWPTEVVAIGGCATLLILGLLPYENAISVLSNPAPWTIAAMFIVMGALVRTGSLDRLTKFAEANAKARPALAVLSLLAFVAIASAFMNNTPIVVIMIPVFVQIARILGQSPSKFLIPLSYAAIMGGTLTLIGTSTNLLVDGVARAQGLEPFTIFEVTPIGLVVVGWGMLYLLIFGRKLLPDRSSMAALLGGNRARPKFFTEVAVPEGSALVGQSAHEVDLFKRDGMRLIDVLRGDASLRRDMAGVVLEEGDRVVLRTEMSEVLSLQQSKDLKTVDKLSQVATATVEVLITPGCRMIGRSLGNLRLRRRYGVYPLAVHRRNQNIGTQLDDLVVRVGDTLLLEGDPADIQRLAADMDLVDVSQPSERAYRRAKSPIAIAAMAGIVICAGLNLAPILALAVIAVAIVLLTGCIDAEEAFSFVEGRLLALIFAMLAVGAALEHTGAIAMIVGAIAPWLSDMPPVVLIWAVYFLTSILTELVSNNAIAVIMAPIAIALAQATGIDPRPMVIAVMIAASACFATPIGYQTNMLVYGPGGYAFSDFLRVGVPLNLSLGIVVCLTIPLIWPL; encoded by the coding sequence ATGATCGACCTATCCCTCTCCCAGACCGGCGAAGGTTTCCTCGCCATCGCCATCCTGCTGGCCATGTTCGGGCTGTTCCTCTGGGAACGCTGGCCGACGGAGGTCGTCGCCATCGGCGGCTGCGCCACCCTGCTGATCCTGGGCCTTCTGCCCTATGAGAACGCGATTTCCGTCCTGTCGAACCCCGCGCCCTGGACAATCGCGGCGATGTTCATCGTCATGGGCGCGTTGGTGCGCACGGGATCGCTTGACCGGCTGACCAAGTTTGCGGAGGCCAACGCCAAGGCGCGCCCCGCTTTGGCCGTCCTGTCGCTTCTGGCTTTCGTGGCCATCGCGTCGGCCTTCATGAACAACACGCCGATCGTGGTCATCATGATCCCCGTCTTCGTCCAGATCGCCCGCATCCTCGGCCAGTCGCCGTCGAAATTCCTGATCCCGCTCAGCTATGCCGCGATCATGGGCGGAACGCTGACGCTGATCGGCACCTCCACCAACCTGCTCGTCGACGGCGTCGCCCGCGCGCAGGGGTTGGAGCCGTTCACCATCTTCGAAGTCACCCCCATCGGCCTTGTCGTGGTCGGATGGGGCATGCTCTACCTGCTGATCTTCGGGCGCAAATTGCTGCCCGACCGCTCGTCCATGGCCGCCCTTCTGGGCGGCAACCGCGCGCGCCCGAAATTCTTCACCGAAGTGGCCGTGCCCGAGGGCTCCGCGCTTGTCGGCCAATCGGCCCATGAGGTGGACCTCTTCAAACGCGACGGAATGCGCCTGATCGACGTGCTACGTGGCGATGCTTCGCTGCGCCGCGACATGGCCGGTGTGGTGCTTGAGGAAGGCGACCGCGTCGTCCTGCGCACGGAAATGTCGGAGGTTCTGAGCCTACAGCAGAGCAAGGACCTCAAGACCGTCGACAAGCTCAGCCAGGTGGCCACCGCGACGGTGGAGGTGCTGATTACGCCCGGATGCCGGATGATCGGGCGCTCGCTCGGCAACCTGCGCCTGCGCCGCCGGTACGGCGTCTATCCGCTTGCCGTGCATCGCCGGAACCAGAATATCGGCACGCAACTGGACGATCTGGTGGTGCGCGTGGGCGACACTCTGCTGTTGGAAGGCGATCCGGCCGACATTCAGCGACTGGCCGCCGACATGGACCTTGTCGATGTCTCGCAACCGTCCGAACGCGCCTATCGCCGGGCGAAAAGCCCCATCGCCATCGCGGCCATGGCTGGCATCGTGATCTGCGCGGGCCTGAACCTCGCCCCGATCCTCGCGCTCGCCGTGATCGCCGTGGCCATCGTGCTGCTCACCGGCTGCATCGACGCGGAAGAGGCGTTTTCCTTTGTCGAGGGCCGGCTCCTGGCGCTCATCTTCGCCATGCTCGCCGTGGGGGCCGCGCTGGAACATACCGGCGCCATCGCAATGATCGTGGGCGCCATCGCGCCTTGGCTCTCGGACATGCCGCCCGTCGTGCTGATCTGGGCGGTCTATTTCCTGACCTCGATCCTGACCGAGCTGGTCTCCAACAACGCCATCGCCGTCATCATGGCGCCCATCGCGATTGCCCTGGCCCAGGCGACGGGCATCGACCCGCGCCCGATGGTGATCGCGGTGATGATCGCCGCCTCGGCCTGTTTCGCCACGCCCATCGGCTACCAGACCAACATGCTGGTCTACGGGCCGGGCGGGTATGCCTTCAGCGACTTTCTGCGCGTCGGCGTCCCGCTTAACCTGAGCCTTGGCATCGTGGTCTGCCTCACGATACCGCTGATCTGGCCGCTTTGA
- a CDS encoding DMT family transporter, giving the protein MTRTRWLPLILLIGMGALWGITQPLSKIAVADGYRDIGIIFWQFAIGSVLLGALNLVRGRGLPLGPAQLRFYLMIALIGTILPNWASFTAAVHLPSGILSIVLATVPMMAFPIAMALGMDRFSTLRFVGLLLGLGAIVMIAAPDSSLPDPSLAIWLPVALIAPFFYAVEGNVVAKWGTAGLDAVQVLLGASILGAILALPLALVTGEFIAPPAIWGPADWAIVGIALAHTSAYATYVWLVGQTGAVFVSQVGYLVTGFGVVWAKLVLGESYSGWIWGALALMLIGVALVQPRKGANQGA; this is encoded by the coding sequence ATGACCCGCACGCGCTGGCTGCCGCTGATCCTGCTGATCGGCATGGGCGCGCTTTGGGGCATCACGCAGCCCCTGTCGAAGATCGCCGTGGCCGACGGATACCGCGACATCGGCATCATCTTCTGGCAATTCGCCATCGGCAGCGTGCTTCTGGGCGCGCTCAACCTGGTCCGGGGCAGGGGCCTCCCGCTCGGGCCCGCCCAATTGCGGTTCTATCTGATGATCGCGTTGATCGGAACGATCCTGCCTAACTGGGCCAGCTTCACCGCGGCGGTGCACCTGCCCTCCGGCATCCTTTCGATCGTGCTGGCCACGGTGCCGATGATGGCCTTTCCCATTGCCATGGCGCTCGGGATGGACCGCTTCTCGACGCTGCGCTTCGTGGGTCTGTTGCTCGGTCTGGGGGCCATCGTGATGATCGCCGCGCCGGACAGCAGCCTGCCCGACCCGTCGCTTGCCATCTGGCTCCCCGTCGCCCTGATCGCGCCGTTCTTCTACGCGGTGGAGGGCAACGTGGTGGCGAAGTGGGGCACCGCGGGCCTCGATGCGGTGCAGGTTCTTCTGGGCGCGTCGATCCTGGGGGCGATCCTTGCCCTGCCGCTGGCGCTTGTGACCGGCGAATTCATCGCCCCGCCCGCGATCTGGGGGCCGGCGGATTGGGCCATCGTCGGTATCGCGCTGGCCCATACCAGCGCCTACGCCACCTATGTCTGGCTCGTGGGACAAACCGGCGCGGTCTTCGTATCCCAGGTTGGCTACCTCGTGACCGGTTTCGGGGTGGTCTGGGCCAAGCTGGTCTTGGGGGAATCCTATTCCGGCTGGATCTGGGGCGCACTGGCCCTGATGCTGATCGGCGTCGCGCTGGTGCAGCCGCGCAAGGGCGCAAATCAGGGGGCGTGA
- a CDS encoding SLC13 family permease, with the protein MTTEQIILFTLFGAVFGLLLWGRFRYDLVAFSALMVGTVLGVVEPSEAFAGFGHPAVLVVALVLVVSAGLVRSGAVFLITRTLVDAGRSLGAHIAIMGGIGAVLSAFMNNVAALALLMPVDIATARKAGRSPGISLMPLSFATILGGMATLIGTPPNIIIATIREDSLGETFRMFDFAPVGGVAALAGLAFVALIGWRLIPGRDSGVGDQLAQLEPYISELRVPEGSKLNDTRLRELEAAAAEADVALLGILRDGKRRFGTGRNLRLREGDVLVLEASPEALDEFRVGQSLEVASGGGTDAVTGDGVSFIEMVVQDGARISGKTAESVGLSWRQSSTLMGIARKGTRITKRLRKTVVEPGDILLLLVPSDRADDVVSWLGGLTLADRGLTVTNDTKTWAAIGLFAAAVIAASLGLVYLPIALGIVAVGYVLLRILPLSEIYDHIEWPVVVLLGSMIPLGAALESSGGTELIAGALVGLTDGLPPWAILTVLMVVTMTMSDVLNNTATAIVAAPVGITMAQALGVSPDPFLMAVAVAASAAFLTPIGHKNNTLILGPGGYRFGDYWRMGLPLEVIVIAVSIPTILIVWPL; encoded by the coding sequence ATGACGACGGAGCAGATCATCCTCTTCACGCTGTTCGGCGCGGTGTTCGGCCTGCTCCTTTGGGGTCGGTTCCGGTACGACCTCGTGGCCTTCTCCGCCCTGATGGTCGGCACGGTTCTGGGCGTGGTGGAACCGTCGGAGGCCTTCGCGGGCTTCGGCCATCCGGCGGTGTTGGTCGTGGCGCTTGTGCTGGTCGTCTCGGCCGGGTTGGTGCGGTCGGGTGCGGTGTTCCTGATCACGCGCACGCTGGTGGATGCGGGCCGGTCGCTGGGGGCCCATATCGCGATCATGGGCGGGATCGGCGCGGTCCTGTCGGCGTTCATGAACAATGTCGCGGCGCTGGCCCTGCTTATGCCGGTGGACATCGCTACGGCGCGCAAGGCCGGGCGCAGCCCCGGCATTTCGCTGATGCCGCTGAGCTTCGCGACGATCCTGGGCGGCATGGCGACGCTGATCGGGACGCCCCCCAATATCATAATCGCCACGATCCGCGAGGATTCCCTGGGAGAGACGTTCCGGATGTTCGATTTTGCCCCTGTGGGCGGCGTGGCGGCTTTGGCGGGGCTCGCTTTCGTGGCGCTGATCGGCTGGCGTCTGATCCCCGGGCGGGATTCCGGAGTGGGCGATCAGCTGGCGCAGCTGGAGCCTTACATCTCGGAGCTGCGGGTGCCCGAAGGCTCCAAGCTCAACGACACGCGCCTGCGCGAGCTGGAAGCCGCGGCGGCGGAAGCGGACGTGGCGCTTCTGGGCATCCTGCGCGACGGCAAAAGGCGCTTCGGCACCGGGCGCAACCTGCGTCTGAGGGAGGGCGACGTGCTCGTCCTGGAAGCCTCCCCCGAGGCGTTGGACGAATTCCGGGTGGGCCAGTCGCTGGAAGTGGCATCGGGCGGCGGCACCGATGCGGTGACGGGCGACGGGGTCAGCTTCATCGAGATGGTGGTGCAGGACGGCGCGCGCATATCCGGCAAGACCGCGGAGAGCGTGGGATTGTCGTGGCGACAATCGAGCACGCTGATGGGGATCGCGCGCAAGGGAACCCGGATCACCAAGCGGTTGCGCAAGACCGTGGTGGAACCGGGCGATATCCTGCTGCTCCTGGTGCCGTCCGACCGCGCCGATGACGTGGTCAGCTGGCTGGGGGGCCTGACCCTGGCCGACCGGGGCCTGACTGTGACGAACGACACCAAGACATGGGCCGCGATTGGCCTCTTCGCCGCGGCGGTGATCGCGGCGTCACTGGGGCTCGTCTATCTGCCGATCGCGCTGGGGATCGTGGCGGTGGGTTACGTACTGCTCCGGATCCTGCCCCTATCGGAGATCTACGACCATATCGAATGGCCGGTCGTGGTCCTTCTGGGCTCCATGATCCCCCTCGGCGCGGCACTGGAAAGCTCCGGCGGGACCGAGCTGATCGCGGGCGCGCTCGTGGGCCTGACGGACGGATTGCCGCCTTGGGCAATCCTGACGGTGCTGATGGTGGTCACGATGACGATGTCGGACGTGCTCAACAACACCGCCACTGCCATCGTCGCGGCACCCGTTGGCATCACCATGGCGCAGGCGCTCGGCGTGTCGCCGGACCCATTCCTGATGGCGGTGGCCGTGGCCGCGTCGGCCGCGTTCCTCACGCCGATCGGACACAAGAACAACACCCTGATCCTGGGGCCCGGCGGATACCGGTTCGGGGATTACTGGCGGATGGGATTGCCGCTGGAGGTGATTGTGATCGCCGTCTCGATCCCGACGATCCTGATCGTCTGGCCGCTCTAA